In Leptospira langatensis, a single window of DNA contains:
- a CDS encoding HTTM domain-containing protein — MDSIFVFYKNLRYKSHANSPAWSLGAFRFGFGILLFVTATRYLYYGWVRKYFLEPSFHFKYYGFSWVPVLPAWLLYPIFIILCISAIGISLGVLYRTCIAIYLIGFLYFNLLDVSTYLNHYYLITLLLFLLFWIPADRCFSLQHFLDAYRNGRWSIPRVPNWSLWILKFQIGCVYFFGGLAKLVPDWLFQAQPLRIWLVRNTDFPVLGGFFTYPIAGYVFSYAGLFFDLFVPFFLLKPKFRPWAYGAVLIFHLLTWRLFPIGMFPWIMIFSALLFFSPSWPLQARRFLKKRGLFPYGEFRNLLKTIWLKFPVTLRFLLAEYFFKLLHILEKPNAWGRRSESAISAFTSKFALRFGTWALGIYVFLQIFLPLRHFLYPGNHLWTEQGFRFAWHIMLIQKNGIASFRVTNLRTGETQYVLPESYLTELQKTMMSTQPDLILQFAHFLGEKEKSRTGDEISVNADVRVSLNGKKSRVFIDPNRDLMKVKDDFSYKDWVLTDSK, encoded by the coding sequence ATGGATTCTATCTTTGTTTTTTATAAAAATCTAAGATACAAATCTCATGCAAACTCCCCCGCCTGGTCTCTCGGAGCCTTCCGCTTCGGATTCGGCATCCTATTATTCGTAACTGCGACCCGGTATTTGTATTATGGCTGGGTAAGAAAATATTTTTTAGAACCTTCCTTTCATTTTAAGTATTACGGCTTCTCTTGGGTCCCTGTCTTACCCGCCTGGTTATTATATCCTATTTTTATTATATTATGTATTTCTGCCATAGGGATCTCTCTCGGAGTCCTATATCGCACTTGCATAGCGATCTATTTGATCGGATTTCTGTATTTTAATCTTTTAGACGTCTCGACATATCTAAATCACTATTACCTCATTACGCTTTTATTATTCCTTTTATTCTGGATCCCTGCGGATCGTTGTTTTTCCTTACAACATTTCTTGGACGCGTATCGAAACGGTAGGTGGTCGATCCCGAGAGTCCCGAATTGGTCTTTATGGATCTTGAAATTCCAAATAGGCTGCGTATATTTTTTCGGAGGACTGGCCAAACTAGTTCCGGATTGGCTTTTCCAAGCGCAGCCACTTCGCATTTGGCTAGTACGAAATACGGATTTTCCCGTACTTGGCGGATTCTTTACCTATCCGATCGCAGGATATGTATTCAGTTATGCGGGATTATTCTTCGACCTATTCGTTCCCTTCTTCCTATTAAAACCGAAGTTTCGTCCTTGGGCTTACGGAGCAGTACTGATCTTTCATTTACTGACCTGGAGATTATTCCCGATCGGAATGTTCCCTTGGATCATGATCTTTTCTGCCTTGCTTTTCTTTTCTCCGAGTTGGCCATTGCAAGCTCGAAGGTTCCTTAAGAAACGAGGACTCTTCCCTTACGGCGAATTTAGGAATTTACTCAAGACGATTTGGCTGAAATTTCCTGTCACACTTCGTTTCCTTTTGGCGGAATATTTTTTCAAACTGCTACATATATTAGAAAAGCCGAATGCGTGGGGAAGAAGATCCGAATCCGCGATCTCCGCCTTTACGTCCAAATTTGCGCTTAGGTTCGGAACTTGGGCATTGGGGATCTATGTCTTCCTTCAGATCTTTTTGCCTCTTCGTCATTTCTTGTATCCTGGAAATCATCTCTGGACGGAACAGGGATTTAGGTTCGCTTGGCATATCATGCTGATCCAAAAGAATGGGATCGCATCCTTTCGGGTCACCAACCTAAGGACAGGAGAGACCCAATATGTGTTGCCGGAGTCCTATTTGACCGAGCTACAGAAGACCATGATGAGTACCCAACCGGACTTGATCCTGCAATTTGCCCATTTCTTAGGGGAAAAGGAAAAGAGTCGCACCGGAGATGAAATATCGGTTAACGCCGACGTACGAGTCTCGTTGAACGGTAAAAAAAGCCGAGTATTCATCGACCCGAATCGCGACCTCATGAAAGTGAAAGACGATTTTTCCTACAAGGACTGGGTCCTTACCGATTCCAAATAA
- a CDS encoding DNA-processing protein DprA — protein sequence MDFLALTSPNIYRILTRSRILASSSSKQEVLEKIGAILPKDLKERANFDSKTYSESARTLGVSILDYFDPHYPALLKEIYDPPPNLFCIGNLSVLDKAYVSVVGTRKISAITFAYSKAIPSFIRSLGCDGLVSGLALGVDAIAMHHALAQGLFVIGVMGTGPETEYPYANKDLYRKMKRSANALILTECPPGFQVRKYAFPKRNRIITGISSSLLIMEAPNKSGALSSASSAISQNREIYVFDHPYQFSNEGGRKLISEGANRVLFPEDQGEETKIFHTNEIIPDRFEEVPGMLAQLGKQRLNGNWIDLGNGFIRSIGNGN from the coding sequence GTGGATTTTTTAGCTCTTACTTCTCCTAACATTTACAGGATACTGACTCGATCTAGGATACTTGCATCCTCTTCTTCTAAACAAGAAGTCTTAGAGAAGATCGGAGCTATCCTGCCCAAAGATCTGAAAGAAAGAGCCAATTTCGATTCCAAGACATACTCGGAGTCCGCTCGAACCTTGGGAGTCTCCATACTAGATTATTTCGATCCTCATTACCCCGCTCTTCTTAAGGAAATCTACGATCCTCCTCCCAATCTATTCTGCATCGGGAATCTCTCCGTTCTAGACAAGGCTTACGTGTCCGTGGTCGGAACAAGAAAGATCTCTGCGATCACATTCGCTTATTCTAAAGCCATCCCTTCTTTCATTCGTTCGTTGGGATGCGATGGTTTGGTTTCCGGCCTGGCCTTAGGAGTGGACGCGATCGCAATGCATCATGCGCTGGCACAAGGATTGTTCGTGATCGGGGTCATGGGAACAGGGCCTGAAACGGAATACCCTTATGCAAACAAAGATCTGTACAGAAAAATGAAACGCTCTGCGAACGCACTCATCCTAACGGAATGTCCTCCCGGATTCCAAGTGCGCAAGTATGCATTCCCGAAGCGGAACAGGATCATCACCGGGATATCCTCCTCTCTGTTGATCATGGAAGCTCCGAATAAAAGCGGAGCCTTGTCTTCTGCATCCAGCGCGATCTCTCAGAACAGAGAGATCTATGTATTCGATCATCCTTACCAATTCTCGAACGAAGGAGGAAGAAAATTAATTTCAGAAGGAGCGAATCGAGTCCTCTTTCCGGAAGACCAAGGAGAAGAGACCAAGATCTTTCATACCAATGAAATTATCCCGGATCGTTTCGAAGAAGTCCCGGGAATGCTTGCTCAATTGGGAAAACAAAGATTGAATGGTAATTGGATCGATCTTGGGAACGGATTCATACGATCCATCGGAAATGGGAATTGA
- a CDS encoding GNAT family N-acetyltransferase, translating into MDFGKKKILPNGWKLAEIQDLSLLEEMEKIVFERSAWARFSIQSHLEHHFAWLKEGVGYLFYVDLGDSLELLRIGILPSKRKSGEGETILRTLCEFSSKVLLEVSSRNPPALNLYHKLGFKELGIRKSYYGPGEDAILMEWAKTD; encoded by the coding sequence TTGGATTTTGGAAAAAAAAAGATTCTTCCTAACGGTTGGAAACTGGCCGAGATCCAAGACCTCAGTCTCTTGGAAGAAATGGAAAAGATCGTATTCGAGCGCTCCGCTTGGGCAAGATTTTCCATACAAAGTCATCTAGAACATCACTTCGCTTGGTTGAAAGAAGGAGTCGGATATTTATTCTACGTAGACTTGGGAGATTCGCTCGAGCTATTGAGGATAGGGATCCTTCCCTCGAAAAGAAAATCGGGAGAAGGAGAAACGATCCTCAGGACTCTTTGCGAATTTTCTTCGAAGGTACTATTGGAAGTTTCAAGCAGAAATCCTCCGGCTTTGAATTTGTACCATAAACTAGGATTCAAAGAACTAGGAATTCGAAAATCGTACTATGGTCCAGGCGAAGACGCAATCCTTATGGAATGGGCAAAGACGGACTGA
- a CDS encoding DoxX family protein, with protein MKNIGKYIYALPILISGIFHLLKGPDMAGVVPSYIPFPVVWVYVTGVALIAAALSIYINKKTKLATTLLAVLLGIFIVLVHFPGASAGNQMSIGMLLKDLGLLGGALVIAGISKDNT; from the coding sequence ATGAAGAACATAGGGAAATATATCTATGCCCTTCCCATCCTGATCTCCGGAATTTTTCATTTATTGAAAGGACCGGATATGGCAGGAGTCGTTCCCAGCTATATCCCGTTCCCGGTTGTTTGGGTTTATGTAACCGGCGTCGCATTGATCGCTGCTGCCTTGAGCATTTACATTAACAAGAAAACCAAATTGGCCACTACATTACTCGCAGTGCTTTTGGGAATTTTTATCGTACTCGTTCACTTTCCAGGCGCAAGCGCAGGCAACCAGATGTCGATCGGCATGCTTCTGAAAGACCTTGGTCTTTTGGGTGGAGCCTTAGTCATCGCGGGTATTTCCAAAGACAATACCTGA
- the lep gene encoding LipL41-expression chaperone Lep produces the protein MTTTLTSKRFGNSFRIRRSGRLTSAFLLCALFFVSNCKRTKPSLEECSDAHIHISKLIANDESMSKHVQALMLRSVLKPETSEAIIRSCVENKTLLQVQCELSKQKFSELQECKKLGIPEPVETSAEKSQPLAK, from the coding sequence TTGACGACAACGCTGACAAGTAAGCGATTCGGAAATTCTTTTAGAATTAGGAGAAGCGGACGTCTGACGTCCGCTTTTCTTTTATGTGCTTTATTCTTCGTTTCGAACTGCAAACGGACTAAGCCGAGCCTAGAAGAATGTTCCGACGCTCATATCCATATTTCCAAACTGATCGCAAACGACGAATCTATGTCCAAGCATGTACAGGCCTTGATGCTTAGATCCGTACTTAAACCAGAAACTAGTGAGGCGATCATACGCAGTTGTGTGGAGAATAAGACCTTACTCCAAGTGCAGTGCGAGCTTTCCAAGCAGAAGTTCTCCGAATTGCAGGAATGCAAGAAGCTTGGGATCCCGGAACCTGTAGAAACTTCTGCGGAAAAGAGCCAACCCTTAGCCAAATAA
- a CDS encoding lipoprotein LipL41, producing MKKIAALLFAGALAFSVSNCGETVDVEYPVFPKSKEGRQLKQFLGTIRVVGLAVEKPQKSLWETVFGAGSSFIDQMPSKVFEAFDKETYYKLIDLSKRADALNEATLTLTGITKSRVKLGNQLGAEAILHIGYQKPYTECGSEMMTDYGAAAMQIGGALASVATGRQVNTGGGSVSKQTAVRYMLIPLDATLIKVETGEVRKAVVSNPAKVDGGVGGSVCPSVLDSFGKALDEAALYIKDRLSPKVNTEKIRVFVKDEDPDVADLLNDGYQEITGETPSFKKAKENWEKADKKAGGKSWGAKTNIGTYYFQAGDFDKAIKYYEDAMKISGVDKNYVRELRKRAEAVAAVDDNADK from the coding sequence ATGAAAAAAATCGCTGCTCTGCTTTTCGCAGGGGCTCTGGCTTTCTCGGTTTCCAACTGCGGAGAAACCGTAGACGTAGAATATCCAGTTTTCCCTAAATCGAAAGAAGGTCGCCAACTGAAGCAATTCCTCGGAACCATTCGTGTTGTAGGTCTTGCCGTTGAGAAACCTCAAAAAAGTCTCTGGGAAACTGTGTTTGGCGCAGGATCCAGCTTCATCGACCAAATGCCTTCTAAAGTATTCGAAGCATTCGATAAAGAAACATACTATAAGTTAATCGACTTGAGCAAAAGAGCTGACGCTCTGAACGAAGCAACTCTTACTCTTACCGGTATCACTAAAAGCCGTGTAAAACTCGGAAATCAATTGGGAGCCGAAGCGATCCTTCACATCGGATACCAAAAACCTTATACCGAGTGCGGAAGCGAGATGATGACCGATTACGGCGCGGCTGCTATGCAAATCGGAGGAGCTTTGGCTTCTGTTGCAACCGGTAGACAAGTAAATACTGGCGGCGGTTCCGTTTCTAAACAAACTGCAGTACGTTATATGCTTATCCCTCTCGATGCTACTTTGATCAAAGTAGAGACTGGAGAAGTTCGTAAAGCGGTTGTTTCTAACCCTGCGAAAGTCGATGGAGGAGTGGGCGGTTCCGTATGTCCTTCCGTTCTTGACTCTTTCGGAAAAGCTCTAGACGAAGCAGCTCTTTATATCAAAGACAGACTTTCTCCAAAAGTGAATACTGAGAAGATCCGTGTATTCGTTAAAGACGAAGATCCGGATGTCGCTGACCTTCTGAACGACGGATACCAAGAGATCACCGGTGAAACTCCAAGCTTCAAAAAAGCGAAAGAGAACTGGGAAAAAGCCGACAAGAAAGCTGGCGGAAAATCTTGGGGAGCAAAAACCAATATCGGAACTTACTACTTCCAAGCAGGCGATTTCGATAAGGCGATCAAATACTACGAAGATGCTATGAAGATCTCCGGCGTAGACAAGAACTACGTTAGAGAATTGCGTAAGCGTGCGGAAGCGGTAGCTGCCGTTGACGACAACGCTGACAAGTAA
- a CDS encoding tetratricopeptide repeat protein, with protein MGIRLLLFTFLLFAILDCKNLSKFSSKAAKPPTVEDLDAWKRRLNMDESEIVELEKKIREMASKTRSAGALSWKIAQGYMKIGDYDLASKYYNKAIQEEGSGKKAEVIGADVHFFESALPYFDRALLQMPVEQQLLFETGLSYANASKDRGWEPKRREIAIDIFQSLTRQDPRDSRFPYQLALIYFDSSMADSSWEGVNAGFHDQDKAFVLLDSVLKKEPRNVPVLFAKANFLFRSGKAEESKEIYLHLKSTIESLKKDGFIKEKLEENESYKNVMNNLKKIDVKEN; from the coding sequence ATGGGAATTCGACTTCTCCTTTTTACGTTTTTATTATTCGCGATCTTAGATTGTAAGAATCTGAGCAAATTCTCTTCCAAGGCGGCAAAGCCTCCTACGGTGGAGGATTTGGATGCGTGGAAGCGTCGATTGAATATGGACGAATCCGAGATCGTAGAACTGGAAAAGAAGATCAGAGAAATGGCTTCTAAGACTAGATCCGCGGGAGCTCTTAGCTGGAAGATCGCCCAAGGTTACATGAAGATAGGCGATTACGACCTAGCATCAAAATATTATAATAAAGCAATCCAGGAAGAAGGTTCCGGCAAAAAGGCGGAAGTGATCGGCGCGGACGTTCACTTCTTTGAGTCTGCACTTCCCTATTTCGATCGGGCCCTTTTACAAATGCCTGTAGAGCAACAGTTGCTCTTTGAGACCGGACTTTCCTATGCAAATGCATCCAAGGATAGAGGATGGGAACCTAAACGGAGAGAGATCGCGATCGATATCTTCCAATCCTTGACGAGACAGGATCCCAGGGACTCCAGGTTTCCATATCAACTCGCCTTGATCTATTTCGATTCCTCCATGGCGGACTCTTCTTGGGAAGGAGTGAACGCGGGCTTTCACGATCAGGACAAGGCATTCGTTCTCTTGGATTCTGTCCTGAAGAAGGAGCCAAGGAATGTTCCTGTTCTATTCGCTAAGGCAAATTTCCTATTTAGATCCGGCAAGGCCGAAGAATCCAAAGAGATCTATTTGCACCTGAAATCCACGATAGAATCCCTCAAGAAAGACGGCTTCATTAAGGAAAAACTGGAAGAGAACGAATCTTATAAAAACGTAATGAACAATCTTAAGAAAATAGATGTAAAGGAAAACTAG
- the ispF gene encoding 2-C-methyl-D-erythritol 2,4-cyclodiphosphate synthase encodes MYRIGQGLDFHRLEINQDRPLILGGALIDSEYALVGHSDADIVIHALADAILGAMGLGDIGQHFPDTDPSLKNMDSRLILKKTLDLSKEKGFHLVNLDCTIMGERPKIAPHRAKIQSSLSSLLDLPEDCVSIKATTTEKMGALGRTEGLGASCVVLMEKR; translated from the coding sequence ATGTACAGGATCGGACAAGGGTTAGATTTTCATAGATTAGAGATCAACCAGGATCGCCCTCTCATCTTAGGTGGAGCCTTGATCGATTCCGAATACGCTCTTGTAGGACATTCGGATGCGGATATCGTAATACACGCGTTAGCCGATGCGATCCTGGGAGCCATGGGCTTGGGGGATATAGGACAACATTTTCCGGATACGGATCCTTCTCTCAAGAATATGGACTCTCGTTTGATCCTAAAGAAAACCTTGGATCTTAGCAAAGAGAAGGGTTTTCATCTGGTAAATCTGGACTGCACTATTATGGGAGAAAGGCCCAAGATCGCTCCTCATAGGGCCAAGATACAATCCTCTCTCTCTTCGCTCTTGGATCTACCAGAAGATTGCGTCTCGATCAAAGCGACTACTACGGAGAAAATGGGAGCCCTAGGAAGAACGGAAGGATTGGGAGCAAGCTGCGTGGTCTTAATGGAGAAGAGATGA
- the nadA gene encoding quinolinate synthase NadA, producing the protein MKTVEEIRKALGSTYMEHEIEEKLPLIQEINRLKKEKNAVLLGHNYMTPDVFHGVSDILGDSLYLSKAAAETNADIILFNGVHFMAETAKLMSPEKKVLIADLKAGCSLAESITREDVKKLKAQYPGAPVVTYVNCTADVKAETDICCTSANAAQIVNSLESDTVIFLPDEYLAGNVQKQTSKKIISFPGRCMVHEMYTAEDIHNVRRQWPGVTVISHPECNTDVVAASDFAGSTSQMSKFIRDSGAKDVFLVTECSMGDNLRSEFPERQFVSSCRTCPHMKKITLEKIKDALLYERYEIQLDPEIIEKGRLAVQRMLDVSYR; encoded by the coding sequence ATGAAAACCGTAGAAGAGATCCGAAAAGCCCTGGGATCCACCTATATGGAACACGAGATAGAGGAGAAACTTCCTCTGATCCAAGAGATCAACCGGCTGAAAAAAGAGAAGAATGCCGTTCTTTTGGGACATAATTACATGACTCCGGACGTTTTCCACGGAGTTTCCGATATTTTGGGGGATTCCCTCTATTTGAGTAAGGCCGCTGCGGAAACAAATGCGGATATTATCCTGTTCAACGGGGTGCATTTCATGGCCGAAACCGCCAAGCTCATGTCCCCCGAAAAAAAGGTATTGATCGCGGACCTAAAAGCAGGCTGCTCTCTGGCAGAAAGCATCACTCGGGAAGATGTGAAAAAACTGAAGGCCCAGTATCCCGGGGCTCCCGTGGTCACCTACGTGAATTGCACTGCGGATGTGAAGGCGGAGACTGATATTTGTTGTACTTCCGCCAATGCTGCTCAGATCGTAAACTCCCTGGAGAGCGACACCGTAATCTTCCTTCCGGATGAATATTTAGCGGGGAATGTGCAAAAACAGACCAGCAAGAAGATCATCTCTTTTCCAGGCAGATGCATGGTGCACGAGATGTATACCGCAGAAGACATTCATAACGTGAGAAGGCAATGGCCAGGGGTTACTGTCATTTCCCATCCGGAATGCAATACGGACGTGGTTGCTGCTTCCGATTTTGCGGGTTCCACTTCTCAGATGTCCAAATTCATCCGGGATTCAGGAGCTAAGGATGTATTCTTAGTTACCGAATGTTCCATGGGAGACAATCTCAGATCCGAATTCCCGGAGAGACAATTCGTCTCCTCCTGTCGGACCTGCCCTCACATGAAGAAGATCACATTAGAAAAAATTAAAGATGCTCTGTTGTACGAGCGCTACGAGATCCAGTTGGACCCGGAGATCATTGAAAAGGGAAGATTGGCAGTCCAAAGAATGTTGGATGTGAGTTACAGATAA